One window of Streptococcus troglodytae genomic DNA carries:
- a CDS encoding helix-turn-helix transcriptional regulator — translation MKLERWLAILSLLSDRNRITAKELAEKFEVSKRTIYRDLESLNQAGIPIVSYAGRSGGLSLMKNYQIDKRILSKADTKNLYSALKGLQSIKQQPELIALIAKLLPEGKSNPLADYDINFSSWYADSLIQKKIEILQKAIEERICVLLDYISSSGRRRRKIEPYQLVFKDSAWYLHAFCHKRQAFRLFKLRRMVSLILLEEKFTGRPYPALTLKSIAYSDFSLEPVEGYDKVVLTYHPEDAFAITKVMDASILAASEKEGMITFYTSNLAMACDLVFQLLTKVSVLAPIELQQLVEKKLDKIKSFYKRCHKVVIFFRLY, via the coding sequence ATGAAATTAGAAAGATGGTTGGCTATTTTATCCCTACTTTCAGATAGAAATAGGATAACAGCTAAAGAACTAGCAGAAAAATTTGAGGTGTCCAAACGGACTATTTATCGAGATTTAGAAAGCCTTAATCAAGCAGGAATTCCCATTGTTTCTTATGCTGGTCGCAGCGGTGGACTTTCGCTGATGAAAAACTATCAAATAGACAAGCGTATCTTATCAAAAGCAGATACTAAAAATCTTTACTCTGCTTTAAAGGGCTTGCAAAGCATTAAGCAGCAGCCAGAATTGATTGCCTTGATAGCAAAACTTCTGCCTGAAGGGAAGAGTAATCCTTTAGCAGATTATGATATCAATTTTTCTTCTTGGTATGCTGACAGCCTTATTCAAAAGAAAATTGAAATACTGCAAAAGGCTATTGAAGAAAGAATTTGTGTTTTATTGGATTATATTTCAAGTTCTGGCAGAAGGAGGCGTAAAATTGAGCCCTATCAATTAGTTTTTAAAGATTCAGCCTGGTATCTGCATGCCTTTTGTCATAAACGACAGGCTTTTCGTCTTTTTAAACTGCGGCGTATGGTATCTTTAATCTTGCTAGAAGAAAAATTTACAGGACGTCCTTATCCAGCTTTAACATTAAAGAGCATTGCTTATTCTGATTTTTCTTTAGAACCTGTTGAAGGTTATGACAAGGTTGTTTTAACTTATCATCCTGAGGATGCCTTTGCTATAACCAAAGTGATGGATGCTTCTATACTGGCTGCTTCTGAAAAAGAAGGCATGATTACTTTTTATACGTCAAATTTAGCTATGGCTTGTGATTTAGTCTTTCAATTACTAACAAAGGTCAGCGTTCTTGCACCAATTGAATTGCAGCAGTTAGTTGAGAAAAAATTGGACAAAATTAAATCATTCTATAAAAGGTGTCATAAGGTTGTCATCTTTTTTAGGTTATACTAA
- a CDS encoding type 1 glutamine amidotransferase family protein, with product MKNEILVYVFDGYADWEPAYVCSELNRQDSPFQIKTISLDKQPKKSMGGFCVLPDYDISNYPKEFKLLIILGGDSWLAGRNTEILPVVDYAIRHQISVAAICAATNFLAENGYLDHVKHTGNSLEFMKKQAPHYRGEDFYVEEQAVSDGGIVTANGTAALEFAREILLLLNIKNPQEIEEWYHFNKVGFYH from the coding sequence ATGAAAAATGAAATTCTTGTTTATGTATTTGATGGTTATGCAGACTGGGAACCAGCTTATGTTTGCTCGGAATTAAATAGGCAGGACAGTCCCTTTCAGATTAAAACCATTAGTTTAGACAAGCAGCCTAAAAAATCCATGGGTGGTTTTTGCGTGCTTCCTGACTATGATATTTCCAACTATCCTAAGGAATTTAAACTGCTAATTATCCTTGGTGGGGACAGTTGGTTGGCAGGGAGAAATACTGAAATCTTACCTGTAGTAGATTATGCGATTCGCCACCAAATATCAGTTGCTGCTATTTGTGCCGCTACCAATTTTTTAGCTGAAAATGGCTATTTAGACCATGTTAAGCACACTGGCAATAGCCTTGAATTTATGAAAAAGCAGGCTCCTCATTATCGCGGAGAAGACTTTTATGTAGAAGAACAGGCAGTCAGTGATGGTGGTATTGTGACAGCAAATGGGACAGCAGCCTTAGAATTTGCTAGAGAAATTCTCTTGTTACTAAATATTAAAAATCCTCAGGAAATAGAGGAATGGTACCATTTTAATAAAGTGGGTTTTTATCATTAA
- a CDS encoding VOC family protein gives MIDHFGITVQDLEKSKAFYQATLAPLGYELRIDNSFGASFAEVRSADPAGDFWLGSGEKFPPMHFAFNAQTREEVRAFYQAGLKAGALDNGAPGIRENYHLNYYAAFLIDPDGNNIEAVCHKKE, from the coding sequence ATGATTGATCATTTCGGCATTACCGTACAAGATTTAGAAAAGAGCAAAGCCTTTTATCAGGCAACCTTAGCACCTTTAGGCTATGAACTAAGGATTGACAATTCTTTCGGTGCTAGTTTTGCAGAAGTCCGCAGTGCAGATCCTGCAGGAGATTTTTGGCTTGGATCAGGAGAAAAGTTCCCGCCAATGCATTTTGCTTTCAATGCCCAAACACGAGAAGAAGTGAGAGCTTTTTATCAAGCTGGTTTGAAGGCAGGGGCTCTTGATAATGGTGCTCCAGGCATCAGAGAAAATTACCATCTCAATTATTACGCGGCTTTCTTGATTGACCCAGATGGCAATAACATTGAAGCTGTTTGTCATAAAAAGGAGTAG
- a CDS encoding SAP domain-containing protein, whose protein sequence is MVKRPDFFQIKTYEEFCKYYWYQKELLHICQQLDCAHWGTKQELNDRIKAYFAGEPMKEVERKTKPFKPKATQELSLSSSLLLCGFAFNQTFRTYFAQQTGVEPFKFTADMAAAWRKVKAENDLSFTVQDLLDVYTGKSDYARYDNRSCQWNQFYKDFCADKKTKGIKNKMKAASILWQVVKKSDQAKVYSSQLWDKYSNLLDNE, encoded by the coding sequence GTGGTTAAGCGTCCTGATTTTTTCCAGATTAAAACCTATGAAGAGTTTTGCAAGTATTATTGGTATCAGAAAGAATTGTTGCATATTTGTCAGCAACTGGACTGTGCACATTGGGGAACAAAGCAGGAATTAAACGATAGGATAAAGGCTTATTTTGCAGGAGAACCAATGAAAGAAGTTGAAAGGAAGACTAAGCCTTTTAAACCAAAAGCGACACAAGAGCTCAGCTTATCCAGTTCTTTGCTGCTGTGTGGCTTTGCCTTTAATCAAACGTTTAGGACTTATTTTGCCCAACAGACTGGCGTTGAACCTTTTAAATTCACTGCGGATATGGCAGCAGCATGGCGGAAAGTCAAGGCAGAAAATGATCTTAGTTTTACCGTCCAAGATCTTTTGGATGTTTATACTGGAAAATCTGATTACGCAAGATATGATAATCGTTCTTGCCAATGGAATCAATTTTACAAGGATTTTTGTGCAGATAAAAAGACTAAAGGGATTAAAAATAAAATGAAAGCCGCTTCCATTCTTTGGCAAGTTGTCAAAAAATCTGATCAAGCCAAGGTTTACTCATCGCAATTATGGGATAAGTATTCAAATTTGTTAGATAATGAATAA
- a CDS encoding YbhB/YbcL family Raf kinase inhibitor-like protein codes for MIERLDFICSTIPEGGEFPLEHTGKGEDRSPEFFIKNLSPHAKTLAITLEDLTHPLKREFTHWLIWNLPASSHIKANISHGFEVADPQEARQGIAYGWHRYAGPKPPLGQNHKYRFTIYSLDCSLNLHRWTRKSKLLKAMEGHILQKGQLSASFGNKKIWNQNSRPLMT; via the coding sequence ATGATAGAAAGATTAGACTTTATTTGCTCAACAATTCCTGAAGGTGGTGAATTTCCACTCGAACATACGGGCAAGGGAGAAGATAGATCACCTGAATTTTTTATCAAGAATCTTTCTCCTCATGCAAAAACACTTGCTATTACTTTAGAAGATTTGACACACCCTCTCAAAAGGGAATTCACGCATTGGTTGATTTGGAATCTTCCTGCCTCTAGTCATATCAAGGCTAATATTTCTCATGGATTTGAAGTAGCAGATCCTCAAGAAGCTAGACAGGGCATAGCTTATGGTTGGCATCGTTATGCTGGTCCAAAACCACCGCTGGGTCAAAATCATAAGTATCGCTTTACCATTTACAGTCTAGATTGTTCCTTGAATTTACATCGCTGGACAAGAAAAAGCAAGCTTTTAAAAGCAATGGAGGGGCATATTCTGCAAAAAGGACAGCTATCGGCTTCTTTTGGCAATAAAAAGATCTGGAATCAAAATTCCAGACCTCTTATGACGTAA
- a CDS encoding FecCD family ABC transporter permease: protein MKNSVKARHVFLLLILLLSLFSLISLSIGQVSFSVFDILDIFLGRSSDAMMMIITNIRLPRILVCLLAGGSLALSGMLLQTLTHNPLADSGILGINTGAGMVITLTISYLNIESHLVISFLPVIAMLGGCLTILLVFLIARQKNNNISPTRLIITGVGVSTMLSGTMVSIVGSVNRYKVDYIVHWLSGQISGDNWTTLMILSPLLFTLWIWTYSRSQTLNIMNLNDHTALALGLRLQKERLITLTLATSLAALSVILVGNITFIGLVAGHIARKLLGSNHFISLPSAMLIGMLILLSADTIGRVFLIGTGIPTGLIVSILGAPYFLYLMTRIEK, encoded by the coding sequence ATGAAAAATTCCGTAAAAGCAAGGCACGTTTTTCTATTGTTAATCCTTTTACTATCCCTCTTTAGTCTTATCTCACTTTCGATTGGTCAAGTTAGCTTTTCTGTCTTTGATATTTTAGACATTTTTCTAGGCCGTTCCTCTGATGCTATGATGATGATTATCACCAATATTCGTCTGCCACGAATTTTAGTTTGTTTGTTAGCAGGAGGCTCCCTTGCTCTAAGCGGCATGTTGTTGCAAACCCTGACTCATAATCCCTTGGCCGATTCAGGAATTTTAGGGATTAATACTGGTGCTGGCATGGTCATTACCTTGACCATTTCTTATCTTAATATTGAAAGTCACTTGGTCATTAGTTTTTTACCAGTGATTGCTATGCTAGGCGGCTGCCTTACTATTTTACTTGTCTTTCTCATTGCACGTCAGAAAAATAATAATATCAGCCCAACACGCTTGATTATTACGGGAGTCGGCGTTTCTACCATGTTGTCAGGAACTATGGTTTCAATTGTTGGCAGTGTTAATCGTTATAAAGTTGATTATATTGTTCATTGGCTGAGTGGTCAAATCAGTGGAGATAATTGGACAACACTGATGATTCTTTCACCATTATTATTTACCCTCTGGATCTGGACTTACAGTCGGAGTCAAACTTTAAATATTATGAATTTAAATGATCATACAGCCTTGGCTTTGGGTTTACGCTTACAAAAGGAGCGGCTGATAACCTTGACGCTTGCAACTAGTTTAGCTGCCCTCAGTGTTATCCTCGTTGGAAACATCACCTTTATCGGTTTAGTTGCTGGACATATTGCCAGAAAATTATTAGGTAGTAATCACTTTATCAGCTTACCCTCTGCGATGTTGATTGGTATGTTGATCTTACTCTCAGCCGATACTATTGGGCGAGTCTTTCTCATCGGTACGGGAATTCCAACAGGGCTTATTGTCTCTATTTTAGGGGCTCCTTATTTCCTTTATTTGATGACAAGGATAGAAAAATAA